In Holophagales bacterium, one DNA window encodes the following:
- a CDS encoding enoyl-CoA hydratase/isomerase family protein: MAAGIRLERRDELAVVTFDSPGKRVNTLGTAAIHELERLLDLLESDRDLRGVVLLSAKPTIFLAGADLDELDEIDSAQQASTWVERGQQVLRRFEDLAVPSVAAIHGAALGGGLEVALACTWRVATDDPATVLGLPEVQLGLLPALGGTHRLPRLVGLERGLDLLLSGRRLAPREALRIGLVDDVVPPAALFAAATRRLAAGRRPRRTRGWRELLLAGYPLGRRFVFAAAAARAERQTGGFYPAPRAILAAAQAGAKGGRGAGEAVEAARFGELATGPVSRRLIEIFRATRELAAAEETAEDVARPAPVELVGVLGAGFMGSGIAAAAARAGCRVRLLDSSPEALGRGYGFCAERFAELARRRRWRQEEARAALNRIAPTLALEGFRRVDLVVEAVVEDLDVKRELLVRVERQLAPEAILASNTSTLPIGELALGLRHPERVLGLHFFSPVHRMPLVEIVRHAATSEAAIERARSFVLALGKTPVVVRDGPGFYTTRILAPYLAEAGRLLLSGAEAEAIDAAGRAAGFPVGPLTLLDEVGIDVAGRAARTLAAAFGSRMPFPEPFARLVESGRIGRKSRRGFYDYRGRRKRPDRTIAHLVGVLPERGAGSLPRAELADRLLFAMVAEATRCLEESIVRCPRDGDLAAVLGLGFPPFLGGPFRLLDSLGASEAIRRFERLVAVAGPAFEPPDLLREMAASGRRFYD, translated from the coding sequence ATGGCGGCTGGGATCCGGCTAGAGCGGCGCGACGAGCTCGCCGTCGTCACCTTCGACTCGCCCGGCAAGCGGGTCAACACCCTGGGCACGGCGGCGATCCACGAGCTCGAACGACTGCTCGACCTGCTCGAGTCGGACCGCGACCTCCGGGGCGTCGTGCTGCTCTCGGCCAAGCCCACGATCTTTCTTGCCGGCGCCGACCTCGACGAGCTCGACGAGATCGACTCGGCGCAACAGGCGAGCACCTGGGTTGAACGCGGCCAGCAGGTCCTCCGGCGGTTCGAGGACCTCGCGGTGCCGAGCGTCGCGGCCATTCACGGCGCAGCCCTCGGTGGCGGTCTCGAGGTCGCCCTCGCCTGCACCTGGCGGGTGGCGACGGACGACCCGGCGACGGTGCTCGGTCTGCCGGAGGTGCAGCTCGGGCTGCTTCCCGCGCTCGGCGGCACCCATCGGCTGCCGCGGCTCGTCGGGCTCGAGCGGGGACTCGACCTGCTGCTCTCCGGGCGACGGCTCGCCCCTCGCGAGGCCCTGCGGATCGGGTTGGTGGACGACGTCGTGCCGCCGGCGGCGTTGTTCGCGGCGGCGACGCGCCGTCTTGCGGCCGGTCGCCGCCCGCGCCGTACCAGAGGCTGGCGCGAGCTTCTGTTGGCGGGCTATCCCCTCGGACGGCGGTTCGTCTTCGCCGCCGCGGCGGCGCGGGCCGAGCGCCAGACCGGTGGGTTCTACCCGGCGCCACGGGCGATCCTCGCCGCGGCCCAGGCGGGTGCGAAGGGCGGGCGTGGCGCCGGCGAGGCCGTCGAGGCTGCGCGCTTCGGGGAGCTCGCGACCGGACCGGTGTCCCGCCGGCTGATCGAGATCTTCCGCGCCACGCGTGAGCTTGCCGCCGCGGAGGAGACGGCCGAAGACGTCGCTCGTCCAGCGCCGGTCGAGCTCGTCGGCGTCCTCGGCGCCGGCTTCATGGGCTCGGGGATCGCTGCCGCGGCGGCGCGCGCGGGATGCCGCGTGCGCTTGCTCGACAGCTCGCCCGAAGCGCTCGGGCGAGGCTACGGATTCTGCGCCGAGCGCTTCGCCGAGCTCGCGCGGCGCCGGCGCTGGCGGCAAGAGGAGGCCCGCGCCGCCCTGAATCGCATCGCGCCGACGCTCGCGCTCGAGGGCTTCCGCCGCGTCGACCTGGTCGTCGAGGCGGTGGTAGAGGATCTCGACGTCAAGCGCGAGCTGCTGGTTCGCGTGGAACGCCAGCTCGCCCCCGAGGCGATTCTCGCCTCGAACACGTCGACCCTGCCGATCGGGGAGCTGGCGCTCGGACTGCGGCATCCCGAGCGCGTCCTCGGCCTGCACTTCTTCTCGCCCGTCCACCGCATGCCGCTCGTCGAGATCGTGCGCCATGCGGCGACGAGCGAAGCCGCGATCGAACGGGCCCGCTCCTTCGTCCTGGCGCTCGGCAAGACGCCGGTCGTCGTCCGCGACGGTCCCGGCTTCTACACCACGCGGATCCTGGCGCCCTACCTTGCCGAGGCCGGCCGGCTGCTTCTCTCCGGTGCGGAGGCCGAAGCGATCGACGCGGCCGGCCGCGCCGCCGGCTTTCCGGTGGGGCCGCTCACGCTCCTCGACGAAGTCGGTATCGACGTCGCCGGTCGAGCCGCGCGCACCCTTGCGGCCGCGTTCGGATCCCGCATGCCGTTCCCCGAGCCGTTCGCCCGTCTCGTCGAGTCGGGGCGGATCGGCCGCAAGAGCCGGCGGGGGTTCTACGACTACCGCGGACGGCGCAAACGCCCCGATCGCACGATCGCGCATCTCGTCGGCGTGCTGCCGGAGCGTGGGGCGGGCTCGCTGCCGCGCGCCGAGCTGGCCGACCGGTTGCTCTTCGCCATGGTGGCCGAAGCGACGCGCTGCCTCGAAGAGTCGATCGTGCGCTGCCCGCGCGACGGCGACCTTGCGGCGGTGCTCGGGTTGGGGTTCCCGCCCTTCCTCGGCGGGCCGTTCCGCCTGCTCGACAGCCTCGGGGCGAGCGAAGCCATCCGCCGGTTCGAGCGCCTCGTCGCCGTGGCTGGCCCGGCCTTCGAGCCCCCCGATCTGCTGCGCGAGATGGCGGCGAGCGGTCGGCGCTTCTACGACTGA
- a CDS encoding M14 family metallopeptidase, whose translation MTTRRSRSPFVATILLLTAFACAAARAAAGDDIPAEWRTPAELAAFEATPPLAETIGFLERLAARFPALRLERFGTSAAGRPMTVAILSADRSFTPEAAAASGKPVLLVWSGIHAGEIDGKDATLMLLRDLALGRHPELLSAATVLFVPVYNVDGHERMSPWNRPNQDGPHQGMGFRTTVDGHDLNRDFLKVETPEARALVGLFNAWRPHLMVDIHVTDGSDFDWVLTWAAPEAPQLAAPLDNWMKAHLPAALAATAAAGHKTGPYVDLLDGSDPAKGFSSFNAEPRYSTGYFPLRQRPSILVEMHSYKPYRDRVLAVRDFLGALLVEVGRGAGELRGAVAAAERAEVESGRPGAAASTVSLAFDESEASDRILFPIYDWRLEPSLVSGRPIVRYQRGQVRALEVPWRHRARIAASAPRPRGYLVQAGWPAIEERLAVHGLRVSRTTAPVEIEVEVARLGEPKAAERPYQGLTRVTAAASWTRERRTIPAGTLWIPADQPDFEVAVQLLEPEAPDSLLAWGMLSLVFELKEWIGGAVLEDEARRQLADPAVAAAWEAALADPAFAASREKRWLWWFQRTRWFDAEYRVLPVFRVPQALPADALAPATTVR comes from the coding sequence ATGACGACTCGCCGCTCGCGCTCGCCGTTCGTCGCCACGATTCTGCTGCTCACCGCCTTCGCCTGCGCTGCAGCTCGGGCGGCCGCGGGCGACGACATCCCGGCTGAATGGCGGACCCCCGCGGAGCTCGCCGCCTTCGAGGCGACGCCGCCGCTCGCCGAGACGATCGGTTTTCTCGAGCGACTGGCCGCGCGCTTCCCGGCGCTCCGGTTGGAGCGCTTCGGCACCTCGGCGGCTGGACGGCCGATGACCGTGGCGATCCTCTCGGCGGATCGTTCCTTCACCCCGGAGGCGGCCGCGGCGAGCGGCAAGCCGGTCCTGCTGGTCTGGAGCGGCATCCACGCCGGCGAGATCGACGGCAAGGACGCGACCCTGATGCTCCTGCGCGATCTCGCCCTTGGTCGCCACCCCGAGTTGCTGTCCGCGGCGACCGTGCTCTTCGTTCCGGTCTACAACGTCGACGGCCACGAGCGGATGTCGCCGTGGAACCGCCCGAACCAGGACGGTCCGCACCAGGGGATGGGGTTCCGCACCACCGTCGACGGGCACGATCTGAACCGTGACTTCCTCAAGGTCGAGACTCCGGAGGCGCGGGCGCTCGTCGGCCTCTTCAACGCGTGGCGACCTCACCTGATGGTGGATATCCACGTCACCGACGGCTCGGACTTCGACTGGGTGCTGACCTGGGCGGCACCCGAGGCGCCGCAGCTTGCCGCGCCGCTCGACAACTGGATGAAGGCACACCTCCCGGCTGCGCTCGCCGCCACGGCGGCCGCCGGTCACAAGACCGGACCGTACGTCGACCTGCTCGACGGCAGCGACCCGGCGAAGGGATTCTCCTCATTCAACGCGGAGCCGCGCTACTCGACGGGCTACTTCCCGCTTCGTCAGCGGCCGTCGATCCTCGTCGAGATGCACTCCTACAAGCCGTACCGCGACCGCGTGCTGGCCGTGCGCGACTTCCTGGGGGCGCTTCTCGTCGAGGTCGGGCGGGGGGCGGGCGAGCTGCGGGGGGCGGTGGCGGCTGCCGAGCGGGCCGAGGTCGAGAGCGGTCGGCCCGGCGCGGCCGCGTCCACGGTGTCGCTCGCCTTCGACGAGTCGGAAGCGTCCGATCGGATCTTGTTCCCGATCTACGACTGGCGGCTCGAGCCCTCGCTCGTGTCGGGCCGTCCGATCGTCCGCTACCAGCGCGGCCAGGTGCGGGCGCTCGAGGTCCCCTGGCGCCACCGTGCCCGGATCGCAGCGAGCGCGCCGCGGCCGCGCGGCTACCTCGTGCAGGCCGGCTGGCCGGCGATCGAAGAGCGCCTCGCCGTGCACGGGCTGCGCGTGAGCCGCACGACCGCTCCGGTGGAGATCGAGGTGGAGGTGGCACGCCTCGGGGAGCCGAAGGCCGCCGAACGGCCCTATCAGGGGTTGACGCGGGTGACCGCCGCTGCCAGCTGGACGCGCGAGCGCCGGACGATCCCCGCCGGCACGCTGTGGATCCCCGCCGACCAGCCGGATTTCGAGGTTGCGGTGCAACTGCTCGAGCCGGAGGCGCCCGATTCGCTGCTTGCCTGGGGAATGCTCAGTCTGGTGTTCGAGCTCAAGGAGTGGATCGGCGGTGCGGTGCTCGAGGACGAGGCGCGGCGGCAGCTTGCCGACCCGGCGGTGGCCGCCGCCTGGGAGGCCGCCCTGGCCGACCCGGCCTTCGCCGCGAGCCGCGAAAAGCGCTGGCTCTGGTGGTTCCAGCGGACGCGCTGGTTCGATGCCGAGTACCGGGTGCTGCCGGTCTTCCGGGTTCCGCAGGCGTTGCCAGCCGACGCGCTCGCGCCGGCTACGACCGTGCGCTGA
- a CDS encoding histone deacetylase has protein sequence MRQPEVIARGRGQWWQRLARRLRLHIAGPRLSIAWSPGYTFRLPGGLHDPERGERILAFLAEERLVRPNRVLLPEPIGWEELRLVHTDGYLESVHEPRGLSRVFGVDLTEAQQERLIEAQRTMAAGTAMAAEAALPRRSVAFNLGGGFHHALADRGQGFCLFNDLALAVGRLRRQGFAGRVLIVDLDLHDGDGTRRIFADDASVHTFSIHNAPWGDEQAVESTSVSLGAGVEDERLLTTLAEQLPPLAARFLPDLVLYVAGCDPAGDDRLGNWKLTADGMLRRDRFVYETFRRLRQPPAFVGVLAGGYGEHTWRYSARFLAWIVSRRRIEPPSSEELTLDQYRRMARALSPADLQGARSDDDWSLSYEDLAGSLGGSAQESRLAGFYTRQGVELALERYGFLAKLRQLGFQPAISFELDHPGGQTVRIHGDAARRELIMELRLRRDRRTLPGSELLFVEWLLLQNPRSPFSPSRPALPGQRAPGLGLLRDVMSLLVMICERLGFAAVGFVPSHYHLAAQSHDLLRFVDPSAEARYRAFATALANLPLGEASRAAGDGRVVDEVTGQPVRWAGTPMVLPVLAALRDQLGGDAYLEEVARLSAGMRYRLVGPKPETRFSARS, from the coding sequence ATGCGTCAACCTGAGGTGATCGCTCGTGGTCGGGGTCAGTGGTGGCAGCGTCTCGCTCGTCGCCTGCGCCTGCACATCGCCGGGCCGCGACTCAGCATCGCCTGGAGCCCCGGCTACACCTTCCGCCTCCCCGGGGGCCTGCACGATCCCGAACGCGGCGAACGGATCCTCGCTTTCCTCGCCGAGGAACGGCTGGTGCGGCCGAACCGCGTGCTGCTCCCCGAGCCGATCGGCTGGGAGGAGCTGCGCCTGGTTCACACCGACGGCTACCTCGAATCGGTGCACGAGCCCCGAGGCCTCTCTCGGGTCTTCGGGGTCGACCTCACCGAGGCGCAGCAGGAGCGGTTGATCGAGGCCCAGCGGACGATGGCCGCCGGCACGGCGATGGCGGCCGAGGCCGCGCTCCCCCGGCGTTCCGTCGCCTTCAACCTCGGGGGCGGATTCCACCATGCCCTGGCCGACCGCGGCCAGGGCTTCTGCCTCTTCAACGATCTCGCCCTGGCGGTCGGCCGCCTGCGCCGCCAGGGCTTCGCCGGCCGGGTCCTGATCGTCGACCTCGACCTGCACGACGGGGACGGAACCCGACGCATCTTCGCCGACGACGCGTCGGTCCACACCTTCTCCATCCACAACGCGCCATGGGGCGACGAGCAGGCGGTCGAGTCGACGTCGGTGTCGCTCGGCGCCGGCGTCGAAGACGAGCGGCTTCTCACCACCCTCGCCGAGCAGCTTCCGCCCCTTGCCGCCCGGTTCCTGCCCGACCTCGTGCTCTACGTCGCCGGCTGCGATCCGGCGGGCGACGACCGGCTCGGCAACTGGAAGCTGACCGCCGACGGGATGCTGCGCCGCGACCGATTCGTCTACGAGACCTTCCGTCGCCTCCGCCAGCCGCCGGCGTTCGTCGGCGTGCTCGCCGGCGGCTACGGCGAGCACACCTGGCGCTACAGCGCCCGCTTTCTCGCCTGGATCGTCTCCCGCAGACGGATCGAACCGCCAAGCAGCGAGGAGCTCACGCTCGACCAGTACCGGCGAATGGCCCGGGCCCTCTCCCCGGCCGATCTCCAGGGAGCGCGAAGCGACGACGACTGGAGCCTGTCGTACGAGGATCTCGCCGGCAGCCTGGGCGGATCCGCGCAGGAGTCGCGTCTCGCCGGTTTCTACACCCGACAGGGCGTCGAGTTGGCGCTCGAACGCTATGGCTTTCTTGCCAAGCTGCGACAGCTCGGGTTCCAGCCGGCGATCAGCTTCGAGCTCGACCACCCGGGCGGGCAGACGGTACGGATCCACGGCGACGCGGCGCGTCGCGAGCTCATCATGGAGCTGCGACTGCGGCGCGATCGGCGGACGCTGCCCGGTTCCGAGCTGCTGTTCGTCGAGTGGCTGCTGCTCCAGAACCCGCGCAGCCCCTTCTCGCCCTCCCGACCGGCGCTACCGGGACAGCGAGCGCCCGGTCTCGGGCTGCTGCGCGACGTGATGTCGCTTCTCGTGATGATCTGCGAACGGCTCGGCTTCGCTGCCGTCGGGTTCGTGCCGTCTCACTACCATCTCGCCGCCCAGTCCCACGACCTGCTGCGTTTCGTCGACCCGTCCGCCGAGGCACGCTACCGTGCCTTCGCGACGGCGCTCGCCAACCTGCCGCTCGGCGAGGCGAGCCGCGCCGCGGGCGACGGCCGCGTCGTCGACGAGGTCACCGGCCAACCGGTGCGATGGGCCGGGACGCCGATGGTGCTGCCGGTGCTCGCCGCGTTGCGCGACCAACTCGGCGGCGACGCCTACCTCGAGGAGGTGGCGCGGCTCAGCGCCGGGATGCGGTACCGCCTGGTCGGCCCGAAGCCGGAGACGCGGTTCAGCGCACGGTCGTAG
- a CDS encoding Smr/MutS family protein encodes MSPADEATAPDDDPDVAAVVEVVLGDVVDLHGFAPRDVPEIVAAALDAAEAAGRKALRLIHGRGIGVQRDVVRALLARDRRVLDFADAPAEAGGRGATCVNLR; translated from the coding sequence ATGAGCCCGGCGGACGAAGCCACCGCTCCGGACGACGATCCGGACGTCGCTGCCGTCGTCGAGGTGGTCCTCGGTGACGTCGTCGACCTGCACGGCTTCGCACCCCGCGACGTCCCGGAGATCGTCGCCGCAGCGCTCGATGCCGCCGAGGCAGCGGGCCGCAAGGCGCTGCGTCTGATCCACGGGCGCGGGATCGGGGTGCAGCGCGACGTGGTGCGCGCGCTGCTCGCCCGCGACCGGCGGGTGCTCGACTTTGCCGACGCTCCGGCGGAAGCCGGCGGACGGGGGGCGACATGCGTCAACCTGAGGTGA
- a CDS encoding DUF4388 domain-containing protein, which yields MEFSGRLSAFPIGDLLQWAHNDQRTGALVIRRAGREKRIYFQDGEVVSCYSSEAAEFFGQHLLVGGLIDELALVKALTFCQKDGKRLGVALNALGILSPEVVLDALRRQIQDLVCDIFLWPHGIFYFEAELPPREELLPEALSSVALALEGARWLDELARIRRVFVHDNIVLGPGKHFPGERLSPLESRIVKGMRDQIALGDLYQLVRGSYFRFLQAAFGLAVREVLDVKGVGETPKSASREIHLADLLVEQAAEEQVLFFRNHLAFSLDLLDEFFPVWVKDLREDEILPLSERARELVLAIDGETSLGELVEGSRPERAWRLELIAELLRKGVLALLPMAASELMKSAGRAAATGAPGWWARLAKAASR from the coding sequence ATGGAGTTCTCCGGCCGGCTGAGTGCTTTTCCGATCGGCGACCTGCTGCAGTGGGCGCACAACGATCAGCGGACGGGTGCGCTGGTGATCCGCCGCGCCGGCCGCGAGAAGCGCATCTACTTCCAGGACGGGGAGGTCGTCTCGTGCTATTCGAGCGAGGCGGCGGAGTTCTTCGGACAGCACCTCCTCGTCGGCGGGCTCATCGACGAGCTGGCCCTCGTCAAGGCACTCACCTTCTGCCAGAAGGACGGCAAGCGCCTCGGGGTCGCCCTGAACGCGCTCGGCATCCTCTCGCCCGAAGTGGTGCTCGACGCCCTGCGCCGGCAGATCCAGGACCTGGTCTGCGACATCTTCCTCTGGCCCCACGGAATCTTCTATTTCGAGGCCGAGCTGCCGCCCCGAGAGGAGCTGCTGCCGGAGGCGCTCTCGTCGGTGGCGCTGGCACTCGAAGGCGCGCGCTGGCTCGACGAGCTGGCGCGGATCCGCCGCGTCTTCGTCCACGACAACATCGTCCTCGGGCCGGGGAAGCACTTCCCGGGCGAGCGCCTCTCGCCTCTCGAAAGCCGGATCGTCAAGGGGATGCGCGACCAGATCGCCCTCGGCGACCTCTACCAGCTGGTGCGGGGCTCCTACTTTCGCTTCCTGCAGGCGGCGTTCGGTCTGGCGGTCCGCGAAGTGCTCGACGTCAAGGGCGTCGGTGAGACGCCGAAGAGCGCCAGCCGCGAGATCCACCTCGCCGACCTGCTGGTCGAGCAGGCGGCCGAGGAGCAGGTCCTCTTCTTCCGCAACCACCTCGCCTTTTCTCTCGACCTGCTCGACGAGTTCTTCCCCGTCTGGGTCAAGGACCTGCGGGAAGACGAGATCCTTCCGTTGAGCGAACGAGCCCGCGAGCTGGTGTTGGCGATCGACGGCGAAACCTCGCTCGGCGAGCTCGTCGAGGGCAGTCGACCGGAGCGCGCGTGGCGGCTCGAGCTGATCGCCGAGCTGTTGCGCAAGGGCGTGCTCGCTCTCCTGCCGATGGCGGCGAGCGAGCTGATGAAGTCGGCCGGGCGGGCTGCGGCGACGGGTGCGCCCGGCTGGTGGGCCCGCCTGGCGAAGGCGGCGAGTCGCTGA
- the recA gene encoding recombinase RecA, producing MADQKAERLKAIEGALTQIERQFGKGSIMRLGQREGLQLEVIPTGSLAVDSALGVGGFPRGRVVEVFGPESSGKTTLALSVIGQAQKRGGIAAFIDAEHALDSEYAKKLGVDIDNLLVSQPDNGEQALEIAEMLVRSNGVDVVVVDSVAALVPRAELEGEMGDSHVGLQARLMSQALRKLTAIVSKSKTCLVFINQIREKIGVMFGNPETTTGGRALKFYASMRIDIRRIAALKDGDEVTGSRVKIKVVKNKVAAPFRQAEFDLDYGEGISRTGELIDLGIEHKAVIKSGAWFAYGDVRLGQGRENAKQFLRDNPELTDELETKMRKALGLPALKEAEEAAAK from the coding sequence ATGGCGGATCAGAAGGCAGAGCGGTTGAAGGCGATCGAAGGGGCGCTGACCCAGATCGAAAGGCAGTTCGGCAAGGGCTCGATCATGCGGCTCGGGCAGCGGGAGGGCCTCCAGCTCGAGGTCATCCCCACCGGCTCGCTGGCGGTGGACTCGGCGCTCGGCGTGGGCGGCTTCCCGCGCGGGCGGGTGGTCGAGGTCTTCGGTCCGGAGTCTTCCGGCAAGACCACCCTGGCGCTCTCGGTCATCGGCCAGGCCCAGAAGCGGGGCGGCATCGCGGCGTTCATCGACGCCGAACACGCGCTCGACTCCGAATACGCCAAGAAGCTCGGCGTGGACATCGACAACCTGCTGGTCTCGCAGCCCGACAACGGCGAGCAGGCGCTGGAGATCGCCGAGATGCTCGTGCGGTCCAACGGCGTCGACGTCGTGGTCGTCGACTCGGTGGCGGCGCTGGTGCCGCGGGCCGAGCTCGAGGGGGAGATGGGCGATTCGCACGTCGGCCTGCAGGCGCGTCTCATGTCGCAGGCGCTGCGCAAGCTCACCGCGATCGTCTCGAAGTCGAAGACCTGCCTCGTCTTCATCAACCAGATCCGCGAGAAGATCGGCGTGATGTTCGGCAACCCGGAGACGACCACCGGCGGCCGCGCGCTCAAGTTCTACGCCTCGATGCGCATCGACATCCGGCGGATCGCGGCGCTCAAGGACGGCGACGAGGTCACCGGCAGCCGGGTCAAGATCAAGGTGGTGAAGAACAAGGTCGCCGCCCCCTTCCGCCAGGCCGAGTTCGACCTCGACTACGGCGAAGGGATCTCGCGCACCGGCGAGCTGATCGATCTCGGCATCGAGCACAAGGCCGTGATCAAGAGCGGCGCCTGGTTCGCCTATGGCGACGTGCGTCTCGGCCAGGGGCGCGAGAACGCCAAGCAGTTCCTGCGCGACAACCCCGAGCTCACCGACGAGCTCGAGACGAAGATGCGCAAGGCGCTCGGCCTGCCCGCCCTCAAGGAGGCCGAGGAGGCCGCCGCGAAGTGA
- the murB gene encoding UDP-N-acetylmuramate dehydrogenase, giving the protein MRGLYTIRCHPRSPERHARAGERRERFDCIGRIPIARSDDEPLRTLECRLGEIPGVACRRDVVLASATTLRLGGAAELFAEVGTEGALAATVASARQLGVPLFLLGFGSNVLVPDEGMPGLVVRLGGSLRRTAVRGERVSAGAAASMPRLARRTAEHGLSGLEAFAGFPSTVGGAVYMNAGCYGSEIRDVLVSVRLVEADGTRRRVAAAELEPSYRRTNLGARGAIVTRALFELRTAERQTALARIAELARRRQAALPGGQPNAGSVFKNPPGDHAGRLIEAAGLKGTQIGGARISEKHANVIVNTGGATAADVLDLMIIVRETVAKRFGVALDPEWVLAGELRRRWDGGEAEISLAPKGGGGAAAPT; this is encoded by the coding sequence TTGCGGGGTCTCTATACTATCCGTTGCCACCCCCGTTCCCCGGAGCGCCACGCCCGTGCGGGCGAGCGGAGGGAACGGTTCGATTGCATAGGACGCATTCCGATCGCCCGATCTGACGACGAGCCTCTGCGGACGCTCGAATGCCGCCTGGGGGAGATCCCCGGCGTCGCCTGCCGGCGGGATGTCGTCCTGGCGTCTGCGACGACGCTGCGCCTCGGCGGCGCGGCCGAGCTGTTCGCCGAGGTCGGCACCGAGGGCGCTCTCGCCGCGACGGTGGCGTCGGCGCGCCAGCTCGGGGTGCCGCTCTTCCTGCTCGGATTCGGCTCGAACGTGCTCGTTCCCGACGAGGGGATGCCGGGTCTGGTCGTCCGGCTCGGCGGCAGCTTGCGGCGGACTGCGGTGCGCGGCGAGCGGGTGAGCGCGGGGGCGGCGGCGTCGATGCCGCGCCTGGCACGACGGACCGCCGAGCACGGCCTCTCGGGACTCGAAGCGTTTGCCGGATTCCCGTCGACGGTCGGGGGAGCGGTCTACATGAACGCCGGCTGCTACGGCAGCGAGATTCGCGACGTGCTCGTGTCGGTGCGGCTGGTCGAAGCCGACGGGACACGGCGCCGCGTGGCGGCGGCCGAGCTCGAGCCGTCCTATCGGCGGACGAACCTCGGGGCACGGGGAGCGATCGTCACCCGAGCTCTCTTCGAGCTGCGCACCGCCGAGCGGCAGACGGCGCTCGCCCGCATCGCCGAGCTGGCGAGGCGCCGGCAGGCGGCCCTGCCGGGCGGGCAGCCGAACGCCGGCTCGGTGTTCAAGAACCCCCCCGGGGACCACGCCGGACGCCTGATCGAGGCCGCTGGCCTCAAAGGAACGCAGATCGGCGGGGCGCGGATCAGCGAGAAGCACGCCAACGTCATCGTCAACACCGGCGGCGCGACGGCCGCCGACGTCCTCGACCTGATGATCATCGTCCGCGAGACGGTGGCGAAGCGCTTCGGCGTCGCTCTCGATCCGGAGTGGGTTCTGGCAGGAGAGTTGCGCCGCCGCTGGGACGGGGGTGAGGCGGAGATCTCCCTCGCACCGAAAGGCGGCGGAGGTGCTGCGGCGCCGACTTGA